In the Scyliorhinus torazame isolate Kashiwa2021f chromosome 22, sScyTor2.1, whole genome shotgun sequence genome, one interval contains:
- the ier5l gene encoding immediate early response gene 5-like protein, giving the protein MDCAVNAQSLISLSLRKIQTSRSQRGGIKLHKNLLVSYVLRNARQVYMSEKYAEIYGAQRVAEGLAEEEVCGALEPQLGKAAPAAPLYPGSSSYEPPAAAGAHCSQTTVLDLDTQTVTTVEDGFGQDCACCGAGGRKRKAEPGPGGSEAEESSPGKRLRLEEQHWGSPGHWGSPGHWGSPGHWGSSGHWGSPGQSAQGWDCTDSANISNLISMLGSGWGSRADSEQLLPAEVKANGQWCSKQAVGSLGAWTRAIVAF; this is encoded by the coding sequence ATGGATTGTGCCGTCAATGCACAGAGTTTAATCAGCCTGTCCCTCCGCAAGATTCAGACTTCCCGCAGCCAGCGAGGGGGCATCAAGCTGCACAAGAACTTGCTGGTGTCCTATGTGCTGCGCAACGCCCGCCAGGTCTACATGAGCGAGAAATACGCCGAGATCTACGGCGCGCAGCGAGTGGCGGAGGggctggcggaggaggaagtgtgcGGAGCCCTGGAGCCGCAGCTGGGCAAGGCAGCGCCAGCCGCCCCCCTCTACCCCGGCAGCAGCAGCTACGAGCCCCCGGCGGCAGCGGGAGCTCACTGCAGCCAGACCACGGTGCTCGACCTGGACACCCAGACCGTGACCACGGTGGAGGACGGCTTCGGCCAGGACTGCGCCTGCTGTGGAGCCGGGGGCAGGAAGCGCAAGGCGGAGCCGGGCCCCGGGGGCTCGGAGGCGGAGGAATCGTCGCCGGGCAAGCGGCTGCGGCTGGAGGAGCAACACTGGGGCTCCCCTGGACACTGGGGCTCCCCTGGACACTGGGGCTCCCCTGGACACTGGGGCTCCTCTGGACACTGGGGCTCCCCTGGACAGTCTGCCCAGGGCTGGGACTGCACGGACTCTGCCAACATCTCCAACCTGATCTCCATGCTGGGCTCGGGCTGGGGCAGCCGCGCCGACTCTGAGCAGCTGCTCCCGGCAGAAGTCAAGGCGAATGGACAATGGTGCAGCAAACAGGCTGTGGGCAGTCTGGGGGCATGGACACGGGCTATTGTGGCCTTCTGA